In Phycodurus eques isolate BA_2022a chromosome 10, UOR_Pequ_1.1, whole genome shotgun sequence, a genomic segment contains:
- the ncoa5 gene encoding nuclear receptor coactivator 5 isoform X1: MSRRRSRSSSPVHFSGTCSSTDPREMERRIFVGNLPTSDMKKKDLEDLFNPYGKILGVSLFRGYGFVQFERVEDAEAAKVAQKGRIYKGYKIDVNMAVERRSAKPHSQQSPPRRPYGGYGDGKDPRPRSRSPVLPRDSRDRDAREPRDRDSRDGRDGRDPREPARDPGREPRPGSHPRDHEYRYRGLESRDKDLRGTPRDPSYNREDYDRYHRGGNGPDDYYGRRKDEPYRDQYREPWNGRRDAEADDRARPEERRRNELYRQYYEELQRRHDTERPVDCSVIVVNKAQNREYAEMVGRKVHDLGMVVDLIFLNTEVSLTQALEDVGRARTPFAIIITQQHQVHRSCTVNILFGTPQEHRNMPMQDAMMLIGHNYDAYKIETREKEREEIARKAAKMADDVLLRDPDRESHPISVLTAITLLTENRFLTPEELEGLIVYLTDKRARLLRNPADPHTAAVLPATADAAPSAAVLPVARVAGVAPAPAVPGSQQPSHMAPHSGLMGAQSGLMAAQSGHMAPQSGLMAPQQSSHMAVQSGHMAVQSGHMAVQSGHMAVQSGPMAVQSGPMAVQSGPMAVQSGPMAVQSGHMAPQSGHMAPQSGHMAPQSGHMAPQSGHMAPQSGHMAPQSAHIAPQSGHMAPQSTPMSTQTNPNQELQAKILSLFKSTAGMQGSASGSSSASAIQSQGYGAPMGRTTSAATPGGPRAANSASGINFDNPSVQKALDTLIQSRPALNHLVNSGGLQPQQQQQQQQQQQQQQQQQQQMQPQQMQPQQMHHLHHQQQQQQLPPTRPAANMGQMSQMYPRHY, translated from the exons ATGTCTCGCCGAAGAAGCCGGAGTTCATCGCCGGTGCACTTCTCAGGCACCTGTAGCAGCACCGATCCCCGGGAAATGGAACGAAGGATTTTTGTTGGGAATTTGCCGACATCCGACATGAAAAAGAAGGATTTGGAAGACCTTTTCAACCCATACGGAAAGATACTTG GCGTTTCCCTGTTTCGTGGATATGGATTTGTACAATTTGAACGCGTAGAGGATGCAGAAGCTGCAAAAGTGGCCCAAAAGGGTCGAATTTATAAAGGTTATAAAATAG atgTAAATATGGCAGTGGAGCGACGGTCAGCTAAACCTCATTCCCAGCAGAGCCCTCCACGCAG GCCATACGGCGGGTATGGGGACGGCAAGGATCCCCGACCTCGGTCCCGCTCGCCAGTTTTGCCTCGTGACAGCCGAGATCGCGACGCACGTGAACCCCGAGATCGTGACAGCCGTGACGGCCGTGATGGGAGGGACCCAAGGGAGCCTGCTAGAGATCCCGGCAGAGAGCCAAGACCGGGAAGCCACCCTCGCGACCATGAGTACCGCTACCGCGGTCTGGAGAGCAGAGACAAGGACCTGAGAGGCACGCCGCGAGATCCCTCCTACAA CAGAGAGGATTATGACCGTTACCACCGTGGTGGAAACGGCCCCGACGACTACTACGGCAGAAGGAAGGATGAGCCATACAGGGACCAGTACAGGGAGCCTTGGAATGGACGCCGTGATGCTGAAG CAGACGACCGCGCTCGCCCGGAGGAGCGCCGGCGTAACGAGCTTTATCGACAGTACTATGAGGAGCTGCAGCGGCGCCACGACACCGAACGTCCCGTCGACTGCTCCGTGATCGTCGTCAACAAAGCCCAGAA TAGGGAGTACGCTGAGATGGTTGGACGCAAAGTTCACGACTTGGGCATGGTGGTGGACCTGATCTTCCTCAACACCGAGGTGTCCCTGACTCAGGCGCTGGAGGATGTGGGCCGCGCTCGCACGCCGTTCGCCATCATCATTACCCAGCAGCACCAGGTGCACCGATCCTGCACAGTCAACATCCTATTTGGCACGCCTCAAG AGCACCGCAACATGCCGATGCAGGACGCCATGATGCTGATCGGCCACAACTACGACGCCTACAAGATTGAGACCCGCGAGAAGGAGCGCGAGGAGATCGCCCGCAAGGCCGCCAAAATGGCTGACGACGTGCTTCTCCGCGACCCCGACCGCGAGAGCCACCCCATCTCTGTGCTAACGGCCATCACGCTGCTCACCGAGAACAG GTTTTTAACGCCCGAAGAACTGGAAGGTCTGATCGTGTATCTCACTGACAAACGGGCACGGCTGTTGCGAAATCCCGCGGACCCTCACACAG CTGCGGTCCTGCCCGCGACTGCCGATGCGGCGCCCTCGGCTGCGGTGCTGCCTGTGGCGAGGGTGGCGGGCGTGGCGCCGGCGCCGGCAGTGCCAGGATCACAGCAGCCCAGCCACATGGCACCGCACTCCGGCCTCATGGGGGCACAGTCCGGTCTCATGGCGGCGCAATCAGGCCACATGGCGCCTCAGTCCGGTCTCATGGCACCACAGCAGTCTAGCCACATGGCGGTTCAGTCCGGCCACATGGCGGTTCAGTCCGGCCACATGGCGGTTCAGTCCGGCCACATGGCGGTTCAGTCCGGCCCCATGGCGGTTCAGTCCGGCCCCATGGCGGTTCAGTCCGGCCCCATGGCGGTTCAGTCCGGCCCCATGGCGGTTCAGTCCGGCCACATGGCGCCTCAGTCAGGCCACATGGCGCCTCAGTCAGGCCACATGGCGCCTCAGTCAGGCCACATGGCGCCTCAGTCAGGCCACATGGCGCCTCAGTCCGGCCACATGGCGCCTCAGTCCGCCCACATAGCGCCCCAGTCCGGCCACATGGCGCCCCAGTCGACACCAATGAGCACGCAGACCAACCCCAACCAGGAGCTCCAGGCCAAGATCCTCAGTCTGTTCAAAAGCACCGCGGGCATGCAAGGAAGCGCATCAGGCTCCTCCTCCGCCAGCGCCATCCAATCTCAGGGCTACGGCGCCCCCATGGGCCGCACGACATCTGCTGCTACGCCGGGTGGTCCGAGAGCCGCCAACTCTGCCAGCGGTATCAATTTTGATAACCCGAGTGTCCAGAAAGCTCTGGACACGCTCATTCAGAGCAGACCGGCTCTCAACCACCTGGTGAACTCTGGTGGGCTGCAACctcagcaacagcagcagcagcaacaacagcagcagcagcagcaacagcaacagcaacaaaTGCAGCCACAACAAATGCAGCCACAACAAATGCACCACCTACACcaccaacagcagcagcaacagcttcCACCAACGAGACCAGCAGCCAACATGGGCCAAATGTCACAGATGTACCCCCGACATTACTGA
- the ncoa5 gene encoding nuclear receptor coactivator 5 isoform X2, with amino-acid sequence MSRRRSRSSSPVHFSGTCSSTDPREMERRIFVGNLPTSDMKKKDLEDLFNPYGKILGVSLFRGYGFVQFERVEDAEAAKVAQKGRIYKGYKIDVNMAVERRSAKPHSQQSPPRRPYGGYGDGKDPRPRSRSPVLPRDSRDRDAREPRDRDSRDGRDGRDPREPARDPGREPRPGSHPRDHEYRYRGLESRDKDLRGTPRDPSYNREDYDRYHRGGNGPDDYYGRRKDEPYRDQYREPWNGRRDAEDDRARPEERRRNELYRQYYEELQRRHDTERPVDCSVIVVNKAQNREYAEMVGRKVHDLGMVVDLIFLNTEVSLTQALEDVGRARTPFAIIITQQHQVHRSCTVNILFGTPQEHRNMPMQDAMMLIGHNYDAYKIETREKEREEIARKAAKMADDVLLRDPDRESHPISVLTAITLLTENRFLTPEELEGLIVYLTDKRARLLRNPADPHTAAVLPATADAAPSAAVLPVARVAGVAPAPAVPGSQQPSHMAPHSGLMGAQSGLMAAQSGHMAPQSGLMAPQQSSHMAVQSGHMAVQSGHMAVQSGHMAVQSGPMAVQSGPMAVQSGPMAVQSGPMAVQSGHMAPQSGHMAPQSGHMAPQSGHMAPQSGHMAPQSGHMAPQSAHIAPQSGHMAPQSTPMSTQTNPNQELQAKILSLFKSTAGMQGSASGSSSASAIQSQGYGAPMGRTTSAATPGGPRAANSASGINFDNPSVQKALDTLIQSRPALNHLVNSGGLQPQQQQQQQQQQQQQQQQQQQMQPQQMQPQQMHHLHHQQQQQQLPPTRPAANMGQMSQMYPRHY; translated from the exons ATGTCTCGCCGAAGAAGCCGGAGTTCATCGCCGGTGCACTTCTCAGGCACCTGTAGCAGCACCGATCCCCGGGAAATGGAACGAAGGATTTTTGTTGGGAATTTGCCGACATCCGACATGAAAAAGAAGGATTTGGAAGACCTTTTCAACCCATACGGAAAGATACTTG GCGTTTCCCTGTTTCGTGGATATGGATTTGTACAATTTGAACGCGTAGAGGATGCAGAAGCTGCAAAAGTGGCCCAAAAGGGTCGAATTTATAAAGGTTATAAAATAG atgTAAATATGGCAGTGGAGCGACGGTCAGCTAAACCTCATTCCCAGCAGAGCCCTCCACGCAG GCCATACGGCGGGTATGGGGACGGCAAGGATCCCCGACCTCGGTCCCGCTCGCCAGTTTTGCCTCGTGACAGCCGAGATCGCGACGCACGTGAACCCCGAGATCGTGACAGCCGTGACGGCCGTGATGGGAGGGACCCAAGGGAGCCTGCTAGAGATCCCGGCAGAGAGCCAAGACCGGGAAGCCACCCTCGCGACCATGAGTACCGCTACCGCGGTCTGGAGAGCAGAGACAAGGACCTGAGAGGCACGCCGCGAGATCCCTCCTACAA CAGAGAGGATTATGACCGTTACCACCGTGGTGGAAACGGCCCCGACGACTACTACGGCAGAAGGAAGGATGAGCCATACAGGGACCAGTACAGGGAGCCTTGGAATGGACGCCGTGATGCTGAAG ACGACCGCGCTCGCCCGGAGGAGCGCCGGCGTAACGAGCTTTATCGACAGTACTATGAGGAGCTGCAGCGGCGCCACGACACCGAACGTCCCGTCGACTGCTCCGTGATCGTCGTCAACAAAGCCCAGAA TAGGGAGTACGCTGAGATGGTTGGACGCAAAGTTCACGACTTGGGCATGGTGGTGGACCTGATCTTCCTCAACACCGAGGTGTCCCTGACTCAGGCGCTGGAGGATGTGGGCCGCGCTCGCACGCCGTTCGCCATCATCATTACCCAGCAGCACCAGGTGCACCGATCCTGCACAGTCAACATCCTATTTGGCACGCCTCAAG AGCACCGCAACATGCCGATGCAGGACGCCATGATGCTGATCGGCCACAACTACGACGCCTACAAGATTGAGACCCGCGAGAAGGAGCGCGAGGAGATCGCCCGCAAGGCCGCCAAAATGGCTGACGACGTGCTTCTCCGCGACCCCGACCGCGAGAGCCACCCCATCTCTGTGCTAACGGCCATCACGCTGCTCACCGAGAACAG GTTTTTAACGCCCGAAGAACTGGAAGGTCTGATCGTGTATCTCACTGACAAACGGGCACGGCTGTTGCGAAATCCCGCGGACCCTCACACAG CTGCGGTCCTGCCCGCGACTGCCGATGCGGCGCCCTCGGCTGCGGTGCTGCCTGTGGCGAGGGTGGCGGGCGTGGCGCCGGCGCCGGCAGTGCCAGGATCACAGCAGCCCAGCCACATGGCACCGCACTCCGGCCTCATGGGGGCACAGTCCGGTCTCATGGCGGCGCAATCAGGCCACATGGCGCCTCAGTCCGGTCTCATGGCACCACAGCAGTCTAGCCACATGGCGGTTCAGTCCGGCCACATGGCGGTTCAGTCCGGCCACATGGCGGTTCAGTCCGGCCACATGGCGGTTCAGTCCGGCCCCATGGCGGTTCAGTCCGGCCCCATGGCGGTTCAGTCCGGCCCCATGGCGGTTCAGTCCGGCCCCATGGCGGTTCAGTCCGGCCACATGGCGCCTCAGTCAGGCCACATGGCGCCTCAGTCAGGCCACATGGCGCCTCAGTCAGGCCACATGGCGCCTCAGTCAGGCCACATGGCGCCTCAGTCCGGCCACATGGCGCCTCAGTCCGCCCACATAGCGCCCCAGTCCGGCCACATGGCGCCCCAGTCGACACCAATGAGCACGCAGACCAACCCCAACCAGGAGCTCCAGGCCAAGATCCTCAGTCTGTTCAAAAGCACCGCGGGCATGCAAGGAAGCGCATCAGGCTCCTCCTCCGCCAGCGCCATCCAATCTCAGGGCTACGGCGCCCCCATGGGCCGCACGACATCTGCTGCTACGCCGGGTGGTCCGAGAGCCGCCAACTCTGCCAGCGGTATCAATTTTGATAACCCGAGTGTCCAGAAAGCTCTGGACACGCTCATTCAGAGCAGACCGGCTCTCAACCACCTGGTGAACTCTGGTGGGCTGCAACctcagcaacagcagcagcagcaacaacagcagcagcagcagcaacagcaacagcaacaaaTGCAGCCACAACAAATGCAGCCACAACAAATGCACCACCTACACcaccaacagcagcagcaacagcttcCACCAACGAGACCAGCAGCCAACATGGGCCAAATGTCACAGATGTACCCCCGACATTACTGA
- the ncoa5 gene encoding nuclear receptor coactivator 5 isoform X3, which produces MSRRRSRSSSPVHFSGTCSSTDPREMERRIFVGNLPTSDMKKKDLEDLFNPYGKILDVNMAVERRSAKPHSQQSPPRRPYGGYGDGKDPRPRSRSPVLPRDSRDRDAREPRDRDSRDGRDGRDPREPARDPGREPRPGSHPRDHEYRYRGLESRDKDLRGTPRDPSYNREDYDRYHRGGNGPDDYYGRRKDEPYRDQYREPWNGRRDAEADDRARPEERRRNELYRQYYEELQRRHDTERPVDCSVIVVNKAQNREYAEMVGRKVHDLGMVVDLIFLNTEVSLTQALEDVGRARTPFAIIITQQHQVHRSCTVNILFGTPQEHRNMPMQDAMMLIGHNYDAYKIETREKEREEIARKAAKMADDVLLRDPDRESHPISVLTAITLLTENRFLTPEELEGLIVYLTDKRARLLRNPADPHTAAVLPATADAAPSAAVLPVARVAGVAPAPAVPGSQQPSHMAPHSGLMGAQSGLMAAQSGHMAPQSGLMAPQQSSHMAVQSGHMAVQSGHMAVQSGHMAVQSGPMAVQSGPMAVQSGPMAVQSGPMAVQSGHMAPQSGHMAPQSGHMAPQSGHMAPQSGHMAPQSGHMAPQSAHIAPQSGHMAPQSTPMSTQTNPNQELQAKILSLFKSTAGMQGSASGSSSASAIQSQGYGAPMGRTTSAATPGGPRAANSASGINFDNPSVQKALDTLIQSRPALNHLVNSGGLQPQQQQQQQQQQQQQQQQQQQMQPQQMQPQQMHHLHHQQQQQQLPPTRPAANMGQMSQMYPRHY; this is translated from the exons ATGTCTCGCCGAAGAAGCCGGAGTTCATCGCCGGTGCACTTCTCAGGCACCTGTAGCAGCACCGATCCCCGGGAAATGGAACGAAGGATTTTTGTTGGGAATTTGCCGACATCCGACATGAAAAAGAAGGATTTGGAAGACCTTTTCAACCCATACGGAAAGATACTTG atgTAAATATGGCAGTGGAGCGACGGTCAGCTAAACCTCATTCCCAGCAGAGCCCTCCACGCAG GCCATACGGCGGGTATGGGGACGGCAAGGATCCCCGACCTCGGTCCCGCTCGCCAGTTTTGCCTCGTGACAGCCGAGATCGCGACGCACGTGAACCCCGAGATCGTGACAGCCGTGACGGCCGTGATGGGAGGGACCCAAGGGAGCCTGCTAGAGATCCCGGCAGAGAGCCAAGACCGGGAAGCCACCCTCGCGACCATGAGTACCGCTACCGCGGTCTGGAGAGCAGAGACAAGGACCTGAGAGGCACGCCGCGAGATCCCTCCTACAA CAGAGAGGATTATGACCGTTACCACCGTGGTGGAAACGGCCCCGACGACTACTACGGCAGAAGGAAGGATGAGCCATACAGGGACCAGTACAGGGAGCCTTGGAATGGACGCCGTGATGCTGAAG CAGACGACCGCGCTCGCCCGGAGGAGCGCCGGCGTAACGAGCTTTATCGACAGTACTATGAGGAGCTGCAGCGGCGCCACGACACCGAACGTCCCGTCGACTGCTCCGTGATCGTCGTCAACAAAGCCCAGAA TAGGGAGTACGCTGAGATGGTTGGACGCAAAGTTCACGACTTGGGCATGGTGGTGGACCTGATCTTCCTCAACACCGAGGTGTCCCTGACTCAGGCGCTGGAGGATGTGGGCCGCGCTCGCACGCCGTTCGCCATCATCATTACCCAGCAGCACCAGGTGCACCGATCCTGCACAGTCAACATCCTATTTGGCACGCCTCAAG AGCACCGCAACATGCCGATGCAGGACGCCATGATGCTGATCGGCCACAACTACGACGCCTACAAGATTGAGACCCGCGAGAAGGAGCGCGAGGAGATCGCCCGCAAGGCCGCCAAAATGGCTGACGACGTGCTTCTCCGCGACCCCGACCGCGAGAGCCACCCCATCTCTGTGCTAACGGCCATCACGCTGCTCACCGAGAACAG GTTTTTAACGCCCGAAGAACTGGAAGGTCTGATCGTGTATCTCACTGACAAACGGGCACGGCTGTTGCGAAATCCCGCGGACCCTCACACAG CTGCGGTCCTGCCCGCGACTGCCGATGCGGCGCCCTCGGCTGCGGTGCTGCCTGTGGCGAGGGTGGCGGGCGTGGCGCCGGCGCCGGCAGTGCCAGGATCACAGCAGCCCAGCCACATGGCACCGCACTCCGGCCTCATGGGGGCACAGTCCGGTCTCATGGCGGCGCAATCAGGCCACATGGCGCCTCAGTCCGGTCTCATGGCACCACAGCAGTCTAGCCACATGGCGGTTCAGTCCGGCCACATGGCGGTTCAGTCCGGCCACATGGCGGTTCAGTCCGGCCACATGGCGGTTCAGTCCGGCCCCATGGCGGTTCAGTCCGGCCCCATGGCGGTTCAGTCCGGCCCCATGGCGGTTCAGTCCGGCCCCATGGCGGTTCAGTCCGGCCACATGGCGCCTCAGTCAGGCCACATGGCGCCTCAGTCAGGCCACATGGCGCCTCAGTCAGGCCACATGGCGCCTCAGTCAGGCCACATGGCGCCTCAGTCCGGCCACATGGCGCCTCAGTCCGCCCACATAGCGCCCCAGTCCGGCCACATGGCGCCCCAGTCGACACCAATGAGCACGCAGACCAACCCCAACCAGGAGCTCCAGGCCAAGATCCTCAGTCTGTTCAAAAGCACCGCGGGCATGCAAGGAAGCGCATCAGGCTCCTCCTCCGCCAGCGCCATCCAATCTCAGGGCTACGGCGCCCCCATGGGCCGCACGACATCTGCTGCTACGCCGGGTGGTCCGAGAGCCGCCAACTCTGCCAGCGGTATCAATTTTGATAACCCGAGTGTCCAGAAAGCTCTGGACACGCTCATTCAGAGCAGACCGGCTCTCAACCACCTGGTGAACTCTGGTGGGCTGCAACctcagcaacagcagcagcagcaacaacagcagcagcagcagcaacagcaacagcaacaaaTGCAGCCACAACAAATGCAGCCACAACAAATGCACCACCTACACcaccaacagcagcagcaacagcttcCACCAACGAGACCAGCAGCCAACATGGGCCAAATGTCACAGATGTACCCCCGACATTACTGA
- the ncoa5 gene encoding nuclear receptor coactivator 5 isoform X4: MAVERRSAKPHSQQSPPRRPYGGYGDGKDPRPRSRSPVLPRDSRDRDAREPRDRDSRDGRDGRDPREPARDPGREPRPGSHPRDHEYRYRGLESRDKDLRGTPRDPSYNREDYDRYHRGGNGPDDYYGRRKDEPYRDQYREPWNGRRDAEADDRARPEERRRNELYRQYYEELQRRHDTERPVDCSVIVVNKAQNREYAEMVGRKVHDLGMVVDLIFLNTEVSLTQALEDVGRARTPFAIIITQQHQVHRSCTVNILFGTPQEHRNMPMQDAMMLIGHNYDAYKIETREKEREEIARKAAKMADDVLLRDPDRESHPISVLTAITLLTENRFLTPEELEGLIVYLTDKRARLLRNPADPHTAAVLPATADAAPSAAVLPVARVAGVAPAPAVPGSQQPSHMAPHSGLMGAQSGLMAAQSGHMAPQSGLMAPQQSSHMAVQSGHMAVQSGHMAVQSGHMAVQSGPMAVQSGPMAVQSGPMAVQSGPMAVQSGHMAPQSGHMAPQSGHMAPQSGHMAPQSGHMAPQSGHMAPQSAHIAPQSGHMAPQSTPMSTQTNPNQELQAKILSLFKSTAGMQGSASGSSSASAIQSQGYGAPMGRTTSAATPGGPRAANSASGINFDNPSVQKALDTLIQSRPALNHLVNSGGLQPQQQQQQQQQQQQQQQQQQQMQPQQMQPQQMHHLHHQQQQQQLPPTRPAANMGQMSQMYPRHY; this comes from the exons ATGGCAGTGGAGCGACGGTCAGCTAAACCTCATTCCCAGCAGAGCCCTCCACGCAG GCCATACGGCGGGTATGGGGACGGCAAGGATCCCCGACCTCGGTCCCGCTCGCCAGTTTTGCCTCGTGACAGCCGAGATCGCGACGCACGTGAACCCCGAGATCGTGACAGCCGTGACGGCCGTGATGGGAGGGACCCAAGGGAGCCTGCTAGAGATCCCGGCAGAGAGCCAAGACCGGGAAGCCACCCTCGCGACCATGAGTACCGCTACCGCGGTCTGGAGAGCAGAGACAAGGACCTGAGAGGCACGCCGCGAGATCCCTCCTACAA CAGAGAGGATTATGACCGTTACCACCGTGGTGGAAACGGCCCCGACGACTACTACGGCAGAAGGAAGGATGAGCCATACAGGGACCAGTACAGGGAGCCTTGGAATGGACGCCGTGATGCTGAAG CAGACGACCGCGCTCGCCCGGAGGAGCGCCGGCGTAACGAGCTTTATCGACAGTACTATGAGGAGCTGCAGCGGCGCCACGACACCGAACGTCCCGTCGACTGCTCCGTGATCGTCGTCAACAAAGCCCAGAA TAGGGAGTACGCTGAGATGGTTGGACGCAAAGTTCACGACTTGGGCATGGTGGTGGACCTGATCTTCCTCAACACCGAGGTGTCCCTGACTCAGGCGCTGGAGGATGTGGGCCGCGCTCGCACGCCGTTCGCCATCATCATTACCCAGCAGCACCAGGTGCACCGATCCTGCACAGTCAACATCCTATTTGGCACGCCTCAAG AGCACCGCAACATGCCGATGCAGGACGCCATGATGCTGATCGGCCACAACTACGACGCCTACAAGATTGAGACCCGCGAGAAGGAGCGCGAGGAGATCGCCCGCAAGGCCGCCAAAATGGCTGACGACGTGCTTCTCCGCGACCCCGACCGCGAGAGCCACCCCATCTCTGTGCTAACGGCCATCACGCTGCTCACCGAGAACAG GTTTTTAACGCCCGAAGAACTGGAAGGTCTGATCGTGTATCTCACTGACAAACGGGCACGGCTGTTGCGAAATCCCGCGGACCCTCACACAG CTGCGGTCCTGCCCGCGACTGCCGATGCGGCGCCCTCGGCTGCGGTGCTGCCTGTGGCGAGGGTGGCGGGCGTGGCGCCGGCGCCGGCAGTGCCAGGATCACAGCAGCCCAGCCACATGGCACCGCACTCCGGCCTCATGGGGGCACAGTCCGGTCTCATGGCGGCGCAATCAGGCCACATGGCGCCTCAGTCCGGTCTCATGGCACCACAGCAGTCTAGCCACATGGCGGTTCAGTCCGGCCACATGGCGGTTCAGTCCGGCCACATGGCGGTTCAGTCCGGCCACATGGCGGTTCAGTCCGGCCCCATGGCGGTTCAGTCCGGCCCCATGGCGGTTCAGTCCGGCCCCATGGCGGTTCAGTCCGGCCCCATGGCGGTTCAGTCCGGCCACATGGCGCCTCAGTCAGGCCACATGGCGCCTCAGTCAGGCCACATGGCGCCTCAGTCAGGCCACATGGCGCCTCAGTCAGGCCACATGGCGCCTCAGTCCGGCCACATGGCGCCTCAGTCCGCCCACATAGCGCCCCAGTCCGGCCACATGGCGCCCCAGTCGACACCAATGAGCACGCAGACCAACCCCAACCAGGAGCTCCAGGCCAAGATCCTCAGTCTGTTCAAAAGCACCGCGGGCATGCAAGGAAGCGCATCAGGCTCCTCCTCCGCCAGCGCCATCCAATCTCAGGGCTACGGCGCCCCCATGGGCCGCACGACATCTGCTGCTACGCCGGGTGGTCCGAGAGCCGCCAACTCTGCCAGCGGTATCAATTTTGATAACCCGAGTGTCCAGAAAGCTCTGGACACGCTCATTCAGAGCAGACCGGCTCTCAACCACCTGGTGAACTCTGGTGGGCTGCAACctcagcaacagcagcagcagcaacaacagcagcagcagcagcaacagcaacagcaacaaaTGCAGCCACAACAAATGCAGCCACAACAAATGCACCACCTACACcaccaacagcagcagcaacagcttcCACCAACGAGACCAGCAGCCAACATGGGCCAAATGTCACAGATGTACCCCCGACATTACTGA